In Nitrospirota bacterium, the genomic window AGTACGCCCTGAAAATGCTTGGATTGCTTAAAAAGTGTAATTTAACGATCTAATTTGTACGATAGGTGATTTTTAAATTGCAAAATCCAATTTTGTGCCGGTTTTACCAGATGTCACGGAGACTTTTGCAAGAGCCTCAAAGGAGACATGAAATGAATATGTTGCAGGAAACTTTAAATAGCATTAAACCATTGAGCATGGATTTGCAGGATAAGACTCAGAAGAGGCTGGACAATCTTACTAAACCGCCGGGAAGCCTCGGACGGTTAGAAGAGCTGGCAAGGCGCTATGTCACGATTACAGGAAACGAGTATCCAAAGATTAAAAAGAAGGTTATATATACATTTGCCGGTGACCATGGCGTGACTCAGGAGGGCGTCAGTGCCTACCCAAAGGAAGTGACTTACCAGATGGTCTTCAATTTCTTACGCGGCGGTGCAGGGATAAATGTGCTGGCAAGCCATGCAGGAGCTGAGGTAAGAGTGGTGGACATAGGTGTTGATTATATGTTTGAAGATGCAAAAGGGCTTATTAAAAAGAAGATCGGAATGGGGACACAGAATATGGCTTTAAGACCTGCTATGAGAATGGAAGAGTGTATCAGGTCACTAAAAACCGGGATAGAGCTTGCGTACGAGGCACACAAAGAGGGGGCAGATATAATAGGCACAGGAGACATGGGGATTGGAAATACCACACCAAGCAGTGCCATAACGGCAGTGCTCACAGGGAAACCTGTTGAACAGGTGACAGGACGCGGGACAGGTATTAACGATGATATGTTCAAGAATAAGATAAGGGTCATTGAACAGAGTATCGCTGTTAACAAACCTGATGCAAGGAATCCTCTGGATGTCCTGGCAAAGGTGGGCGGGTTTGAAATTGCAGGGATAGCGGGGCTTATTATAGGTGCAGCAGCCTGCAGAATACCTGTTGTCATAGACGGCTTTATCTCTTCAGCCGCAGCCCTTGTTGCTGTTTCGTTAAAGGAAGAGATATCACAATACCTTTTTGCCTCCCATCTGTCTGTTGAAAATGGTCATCAGGCGATACTGGAGAGGATAGGCATTGTTCCTCTGTTTGACCTTAATCTGAGGCTTGGTGAGGGTACAGGCGCATGTCTTGCCATCAGCCTGATCGAGGCCGGTGTAAAGATACTTACTGAGATGGCTACGTTTGGAGAGGCGGGAGTG contains:
- the cobT gene encoding nicotinate-nucleotide--dimethylbenzimidazole phosphoribosyltransferase; translation: MNMLQETLNSIKPLSMDLQDKTQKRLDNLTKPPGSLGRLEELARRYVTITGNEYPKIKKKVIYTFAGDHGVTQEGVSAYPKEVTYQMVFNFLRGGAGINVLASHAGAEVRVVDIGVDYMFEDAKGLIKKKIGMGTQNMALRPAMRMEECIRSLKTGIELAYEAHKEGADIIGTGDMGIGNTTPSSAITAVLTGKPVEQVTGRGTGINDDMFKNKIRVIEQSIAVNKPDARNPLDVLAKVGGFEIAGIAGLIIGAAACRIPVVIDGFISSAAALVAVSLKEEISQYLFASHLSVENGHQAILERIGIVPLFDLNLRLGEGTGACLAISLIEAGVKILTEMATFGEAGVSGGKK